One segment of Salvelinus alpinus chromosome 1, SLU_Salpinus.1, whole genome shotgun sequence DNA contains the following:
- the sgsm3 gene encoding small G protein signaling modulator 3 isoform X1 yields the protein MSGGYTPAPGGPFSALTSSMWPQDILAKYYQKDPTEEAELQYDEFGFRLDSDDGVEPELRPEPQREDPQQRLRWQAHLEFTHNHTVGDLTWDLISPVLPRSERLRSLVLGGIPHSMRPQLWMRLSGALQKKRTTEISYKEIVKNSTNDETTAAKQVLDAEIEKDLLRTMPSNACFCSLQSVGVPRLRRVLRGLAWLYPDIGYCQGTGMVVSCLLLFLEEEDVLWMMCALIEDLLPPSYFSSTLLGVQTDQRVLRQLIVQYLPSLDRLLQEHDIELSLITLHWFLTSFASVVDIRILLRIWDLLFYQGSVVLFQVTLGMLKIKEVDLLLSPLQEEELVSSENSASIFNTLSDLPSQLGDGAAVLGEAMRLAGALSQDTLEAQRNKHLAYILNEQAQLNTNNSHTLNTNLNKVVRRQSVRRKSTLSSLLWGEDEAEALKSKNIKQTELVAALRETITRTAEHFHCLDPRHTSTDLTPDYSMESHQRDHENFLVVSRNRRRRAKALLDFERHDDDELGFRKNDIITIFSQKDEHCWVGELNGLRGWFPAKFVEILDERSKEYSLAGDDSVTEAVTDLVRGTLCPALKAIFQHGLKKPSILGGACHPWLFIEEAASREVERDFNSVYSRLVLCKTYRLDEDGKVLTPEELLYRAVQSVNMSHDSAHAQMDVKFRSLLCVGLNEQVLHLWLEVLCSSMPAVEKWYQPWSFLRSPGWVQIKCELRVLSKFAFSLSQDCELPAKKEEKDQRPLKEGVQDMLVKHHLFSWDIDG from the exons atGGTGTAGAGCCAGAACTGAGGCCAGAGCCCCAGAGAGAGGACCCCCAGCAGAGGCTGCGCTGGCAGGCCCACCTGGAGTTCACCCACAACCACAccgtaggagacctgacctgggaCCTCATCTCCCCCGTCCTGCCCCGCTCTGAACGCCTCCGCTCCCTGGTGCTGGGGGGCATACCACACAGCATGAGACCTCAG TTGTGGATGCGTCTGTCTGGAGCTCTGCAGAAGAAGAGGACTACAGAGATCTCCTACAAAGAGATCGTTAAGAACAGCACCAACGACGAGACCACTGCTGCCAAACAGGTACTGGATGCTGAG atAGAGAAGGACCTATTGCGGACCATGCCCTCCAACGCGTGTTTCTGCAGCCTGCAGAGTGTGGGTGTTCCCAGGCTGAGGCGGGTACTGCGGGGCCTGGCATGGCTCTATCCAGACATCGGCTACTGCCAGGGCACAGGCATG GTGGTGTCATGTCTGCTGCTGTTCCTGGAGGAGGAGGACGTGCTGTGGATGATGTGTGCCCTGATCGAGGACCTGCTGCCACCCTCCTACTTCTCCTCCACCCTGCTGGGGGTCCAGACAGACCAGAGGGTCCTCAGACAGCTCATAGTCCAGTACCTACCAAGCCTGGACAGGCTTCTGCAGGAGCACGACATCG aGTTGTCTCTGATCACGCTGCACTGGTTCCTGACATCGTTTGCCAGTGTGGTGGACATCCGCATCCTGCTGAGGATCTGGGACCTGCTGTTCTACCAGGGCTCTGTGGTCCTCTTCCAGGTCACACTGGGCATGCTCAAGATCAAG GAGGTtgaccttctcctctctcccctacagGAGGAGGAGCTGGTGTCCTCTGAGAACTCTGCATCCATCTTCAACACACTGTCTGATTTGCCCAGCCAGCTGGGTGACGGTGCTGCAGTACTGGGGGAGGCCATGAGGCTGGCGGGGGCCCTGTCCCAGGACACGCTGGAGGCCCAGAGGAACAAACACCTGGCCTACATCCTCAATGAGCAGGCCCAGCTCAACACCAACAACTCCCACACACTCAACACCAACCTCAATAAA GTTGTGAGGAGGCAGTCGGTACGTAGGAAGTCCACTCTGAGCTCTCTGTTGTGGGGTGAGGACGAGGCGGAGGCTCTCAAGTCTAAGAACATCAAGCAGACAGAGCTGGTAGCAGCGCTCCGAGAGACCATCACCCGCACCGCTGAACACTTCCACTGTCTGGACCCCCGACACACCAGCACT gACCTGACTCCAGACTACTCCATGGAGAGCCACCAGAGAGACCACGAGAACTTCCTGGTTGTGTCTCGTAACCGACGGAGACGGGCCAAAGCCCTGTTGGACTTTGAGCGCCATGACGACGACGAACTGGGCTTCAGGAAGAACGACATCATCACA attTTTTCCCAGAAAGATGAGCACTGTTGGGTGGGAGAGCTCAACGGGCTGAGAG GTTGGTTTCCAGCCAAGTTCGTAGAAATCCTCGATGAGCGGAGCAAAGAG TACTCTCTGGCTGGTGATGACTCGGTGACTGAGGCGGTGACAGACCTGGTCAGAGGGACGTTGTGTCCTGCCCTGAAGGCCATCTTCCAACACGGTTTGAAGAAACCCTCCATACTGGGAGGAGCCTGCCACCCCTGGCTCTTCATAGAGGAG GCAGCcagtagagaggtggagagggacttTAACTCAGTCTACTCCAGACTGGTGCTGTGTAAGACGTACAG attAGACGAGGATGGCAAGGTTCTCACACCAGAGGAGCTGCTCTACAGA GCGGTGCAGTCTGTAAATATGAGCCACGACTCTGCACACGCTCAGATGGACGTCAAGTTCCGCTCGCTCCTCTGCGTGGGCCTCAA TGAGCAGGTGTTACACCTGTGGTTGGAGGTGTTGTGTTCCAGTATGCCTGCAGTAGAGAAGTGGTACCAGCCCTGGTCCTTCCTACGCAGCCCAGGATGGGTCCAGATCAAGTGTGAGCTCAG GGTTCTCTCAAAGTTTGCCTTCAGTCTCTCTCAGGACTGTGAACTTCCTGCCAAGAAAGAG GAGAAAGATCAGAGGCCACTGAAGGAAGGAGTCCAAGACATGTTGGTGAAGCATCATCTCTTCAGCTGGGACATCGAtggctag
- the sgsm3 gene encoding small G protein signaling modulator 3 isoform X3, protein MSGGYTPAPGGPFSALTSSMWPQDILAKYYQKDPTEEAELQYDEFGFRLDSDDGVEPELRPEPQREDPQQRLRWQAHLEFTHNHTVGDLTWDLISPVLPRSERLRSLVLGGIPHSMRPQLWMRLSGALQKKRTTEISYKEIVKNSTNDETTAAKQVLDAEIEKDLLRTMPSNACFCSLQSVGVPRLRRVLRGLAWLYPDIGYCQGTGMVVSCLLLFLEEEDVLWMMCALIEDLLPPSYFSSTLLGVQTDQRVLRQLIVQYLPSLDRLLQEHDIELSLITLHWFLTSFASVVDIRILLRIWDLLFYQGSVVLFQVTLGMLKIKEEELVSSENSASIFNTLSDLPSQLGDGAAVLGEAMRLAGALSQDTLEAQRNKHLAYILNEQAQLNTNNSHTLNTNLNKVVRRQSVRRKSTLSSLLWGEDEAEALKSKNIKQTELVAALRETITRTAEHFHCLDPRHTSTDLTPDYSMESHQRDHENFLVVSRNRRRRAKALLDFERHDDDELGFRKNDIITIFSQKDEHCWVGELNGLRGWFPAKFVEILDERSKEYSLAGDDSVTEAVTDLVRGTLCPALKAIFQHGLKKPSILGGACHPWLFIEEAASREVERDFNSVYSRLVLCKTYRLDEDGKVLTPEELLYRAVQSVNMSHDSAHAQMDVKFRSLLCVGLNEQVLHLWLEVLCSSMPAVEKWYQPWSFLRSPGWVQIKCELRVLSKFAFSLSQDCELPAKKEEKDQRPLKEGVQDMLVKHHLFSWDIDG, encoded by the exons atGGTGTAGAGCCAGAACTGAGGCCAGAGCCCCAGAGAGAGGACCCCCAGCAGAGGCTGCGCTGGCAGGCCCACCTGGAGTTCACCCACAACCACAccgtaggagacctgacctgggaCCTCATCTCCCCCGTCCTGCCCCGCTCTGAACGCCTCCGCTCCCTGGTGCTGGGGGGCATACCACACAGCATGAGACCTCAG TTGTGGATGCGTCTGTCTGGAGCTCTGCAGAAGAAGAGGACTACAGAGATCTCCTACAAAGAGATCGTTAAGAACAGCACCAACGACGAGACCACTGCTGCCAAACAGGTACTGGATGCTGAG atAGAGAAGGACCTATTGCGGACCATGCCCTCCAACGCGTGTTTCTGCAGCCTGCAGAGTGTGGGTGTTCCCAGGCTGAGGCGGGTACTGCGGGGCCTGGCATGGCTCTATCCAGACATCGGCTACTGCCAGGGCACAGGCATG GTGGTGTCATGTCTGCTGCTGTTCCTGGAGGAGGAGGACGTGCTGTGGATGATGTGTGCCCTGATCGAGGACCTGCTGCCACCCTCCTACTTCTCCTCCACCCTGCTGGGGGTCCAGACAGACCAGAGGGTCCTCAGACAGCTCATAGTCCAGTACCTACCAAGCCTGGACAGGCTTCTGCAGGAGCACGACATCG aGTTGTCTCTGATCACGCTGCACTGGTTCCTGACATCGTTTGCCAGTGTGGTGGACATCCGCATCCTGCTGAGGATCTGGGACCTGCTGTTCTACCAGGGCTCTGTGGTCCTCTTCCAGGTCACACTGGGCATGCTCAAGATCAAG GAGGAGGAGCTGGTGTCCTCTGAGAACTCTGCATCCATCTTCAACACACTGTCTGATTTGCCCAGCCAGCTGGGTGACGGTGCTGCAGTACTGGGGGAGGCCATGAGGCTGGCGGGGGCCCTGTCCCAGGACACGCTGGAGGCCCAGAGGAACAAACACCTGGCCTACATCCTCAATGAGCAGGCCCAGCTCAACACCAACAACTCCCACACACTCAACACCAACCTCAATAAA GTTGTGAGGAGGCAGTCGGTACGTAGGAAGTCCACTCTGAGCTCTCTGTTGTGGGGTGAGGACGAGGCGGAGGCTCTCAAGTCTAAGAACATCAAGCAGACAGAGCTGGTAGCAGCGCTCCGAGAGACCATCACCCGCACCGCTGAACACTTCCACTGTCTGGACCCCCGACACACCAGCACT gACCTGACTCCAGACTACTCCATGGAGAGCCACCAGAGAGACCACGAGAACTTCCTGGTTGTGTCTCGTAACCGACGGAGACGGGCCAAAGCCCTGTTGGACTTTGAGCGCCATGACGACGACGAACTGGGCTTCAGGAAGAACGACATCATCACA attTTTTCCCAGAAAGATGAGCACTGTTGGGTGGGAGAGCTCAACGGGCTGAGAG GTTGGTTTCCAGCCAAGTTCGTAGAAATCCTCGATGAGCGGAGCAAAGAG TACTCTCTGGCTGGTGATGACTCGGTGACTGAGGCGGTGACAGACCTGGTCAGAGGGACGTTGTGTCCTGCCCTGAAGGCCATCTTCCAACACGGTTTGAAGAAACCCTCCATACTGGGAGGAGCCTGCCACCCCTGGCTCTTCATAGAGGAG GCAGCcagtagagaggtggagagggacttTAACTCAGTCTACTCCAGACTGGTGCTGTGTAAGACGTACAG attAGACGAGGATGGCAAGGTTCTCACACCAGAGGAGCTGCTCTACAGA GCGGTGCAGTCTGTAAATATGAGCCACGACTCTGCACACGCTCAGATGGACGTCAAGTTCCGCTCGCTCCTCTGCGTGGGCCTCAA TGAGCAGGTGTTACACCTGTGGTTGGAGGTGTTGTGTTCCAGTATGCCTGCAGTAGAGAAGTGGTACCAGCCCTGGTCCTTCCTACGCAGCCCAGGATGGGTCCAGATCAAGTGTGAGCTCAG GGTTCTCTCAAAGTTTGCCTTCAGTCTCTCTCAGGACTGTGAACTTCCTGCCAAGAAAGAG GAGAAAGATCAGAGGCCACTGAAGGAAGGAGTCCAAGACATGTTGGTGAAGCATCATCTCTTCAGCTGGGACATCGAtggctag
- the sgsm3 gene encoding small G protein signaling modulator 3 isoform X4, with product MSGGYTPAPGGPFSALTSSMWPQDILAKYYQKDPTEEAELQYDEFGFRLDSDDGVEPELRPEPQREDPQQRLRWQAHLEFTHNHTVGDLTWDLISPVLPRSERLRSLVLGGIPHSMRPQLWMRLSGALQKKRTTEISYKEIVKNSTNDETTAAKQIEKDLLRTMPSNACFCSLQSVGVPRLRRVLRGLAWLYPDIGYCQGTGMVVSCLLLFLEEEDVLWMMCALIEDLLPPSYFSSTLLGVQTDQRVLRQLIVQYLPSLDRLLQEHDIELSLITLHWFLTSFASVVDIRILLRIWDLLFYQGSVVLFQVTLGMLKIKEEELVSSENSASIFNTLSDLPSQLGDGAAVLGEAMRLAGALSQDTLEAQRNKHLAYILNEQAQLNTNNSHTLNTNLNKVVRRQSVRRKSTLSSLLWGEDEAEALKSKNIKQTELVAALRETITRTAEHFHCLDPRHTSTDLTPDYSMESHQRDHENFLVVSRNRRRRAKALLDFERHDDDELGFRKNDIITIFSQKDEHCWVGELNGLRGWFPAKFVEILDERSKEYSLAGDDSVTEAVTDLVRGTLCPALKAIFQHGLKKPSILGGACHPWLFIEEAASREVERDFNSVYSRLVLCKTYRLDEDGKVLTPEELLYRAVQSVNMSHDSAHAQMDVKFRSLLCVGLNEQVLHLWLEVLCSSMPAVEKWYQPWSFLRSPGWVQIKCELRVLSKFAFSLSQDCELPAKKEEKDQRPLKEGVQDMLVKHHLFSWDIDG from the exons atGGTGTAGAGCCAGAACTGAGGCCAGAGCCCCAGAGAGAGGACCCCCAGCAGAGGCTGCGCTGGCAGGCCCACCTGGAGTTCACCCACAACCACAccgtaggagacctgacctgggaCCTCATCTCCCCCGTCCTGCCCCGCTCTGAACGCCTCCGCTCCCTGGTGCTGGGGGGCATACCACACAGCATGAGACCTCAG TTGTGGATGCGTCTGTCTGGAGCTCTGCAGAAGAAGAGGACTACAGAGATCTCCTACAAAGAGATCGTTAAGAACAGCACCAACGACGAGACCACTGCTGCCAAACAG atAGAGAAGGACCTATTGCGGACCATGCCCTCCAACGCGTGTTTCTGCAGCCTGCAGAGTGTGGGTGTTCCCAGGCTGAGGCGGGTACTGCGGGGCCTGGCATGGCTCTATCCAGACATCGGCTACTGCCAGGGCACAGGCATG GTGGTGTCATGTCTGCTGCTGTTCCTGGAGGAGGAGGACGTGCTGTGGATGATGTGTGCCCTGATCGAGGACCTGCTGCCACCCTCCTACTTCTCCTCCACCCTGCTGGGGGTCCAGACAGACCAGAGGGTCCTCAGACAGCTCATAGTCCAGTACCTACCAAGCCTGGACAGGCTTCTGCAGGAGCACGACATCG aGTTGTCTCTGATCACGCTGCACTGGTTCCTGACATCGTTTGCCAGTGTGGTGGACATCCGCATCCTGCTGAGGATCTGGGACCTGCTGTTCTACCAGGGCTCTGTGGTCCTCTTCCAGGTCACACTGGGCATGCTCAAGATCAAG GAGGAGGAGCTGGTGTCCTCTGAGAACTCTGCATCCATCTTCAACACACTGTCTGATTTGCCCAGCCAGCTGGGTGACGGTGCTGCAGTACTGGGGGAGGCCATGAGGCTGGCGGGGGCCCTGTCCCAGGACACGCTGGAGGCCCAGAGGAACAAACACCTGGCCTACATCCTCAATGAGCAGGCCCAGCTCAACACCAACAACTCCCACACACTCAACACCAACCTCAATAAA GTTGTGAGGAGGCAGTCGGTACGTAGGAAGTCCACTCTGAGCTCTCTGTTGTGGGGTGAGGACGAGGCGGAGGCTCTCAAGTCTAAGAACATCAAGCAGACAGAGCTGGTAGCAGCGCTCCGAGAGACCATCACCCGCACCGCTGAACACTTCCACTGTCTGGACCCCCGACACACCAGCACT gACCTGACTCCAGACTACTCCATGGAGAGCCACCAGAGAGACCACGAGAACTTCCTGGTTGTGTCTCGTAACCGACGGAGACGGGCCAAAGCCCTGTTGGACTTTGAGCGCCATGACGACGACGAACTGGGCTTCAGGAAGAACGACATCATCACA attTTTTCCCAGAAAGATGAGCACTGTTGGGTGGGAGAGCTCAACGGGCTGAGAG GTTGGTTTCCAGCCAAGTTCGTAGAAATCCTCGATGAGCGGAGCAAAGAG TACTCTCTGGCTGGTGATGACTCGGTGACTGAGGCGGTGACAGACCTGGTCAGAGGGACGTTGTGTCCTGCCCTGAAGGCCATCTTCCAACACGGTTTGAAGAAACCCTCCATACTGGGAGGAGCCTGCCACCCCTGGCTCTTCATAGAGGAG GCAGCcagtagagaggtggagagggacttTAACTCAGTCTACTCCAGACTGGTGCTGTGTAAGACGTACAG attAGACGAGGATGGCAAGGTTCTCACACCAGAGGAGCTGCTCTACAGA GCGGTGCAGTCTGTAAATATGAGCCACGACTCTGCACACGCTCAGATGGACGTCAAGTTCCGCTCGCTCCTCTGCGTGGGCCTCAA TGAGCAGGTGTTACACCTGTGGTTGGAGGTGTTGTGTTCCAGTATGCCTGCAGTAGAGAAGTGGTACCAGCCCTGGTCCTTCCTACGCAGCCCAGGATGGGTCCAGATCAAGTGTGAGCTCAG GGTTCTCTCAAAGTTTGCCTTCAGTCTCTCTCAGGACTGTGAACTTCCTGCCAAGAAAGAG GAGAAAGATCAGAGGCCACTGAAGGAAGGAGTCCAAGACATGTTGGTGAAGCATCATCTCTTCAGCTGGGACATCGAtggctag
- the sgsm3 gene encoding small G protein signaling modulator 3 isoform X2 has protein sequence MSGGYTPAPGGPFSALTSSMWPQDILAKYYQKDPTEEAELQYDEFGFRLDSDDGVEPELRPEPQREDPQQRLRWQAHLEFTHNHTVGDLTWDLISPVLPRSERLRSLVLGGIPHSMRPQLWMRLSGALQKKRTTEISYKEIVKNSTNDETTAAKQIEKDLLRTMPSNACFCSLQSVGVPRLRRVLRGLAWLYPDIGYCQGTGMVVSCLLLFLEEEDVLWMMCALIEDLLPPSYFSSTLLGVQTDQRVLRQLIVQYLPSLDRLLQEHDIELSLITLHWFLTSFASVVDIRILLRIWDLLFYQGSVVLFQVTLGMLKIKEVDLLLSPLQEEELVSSENSASIFNTLSDLPSQLGDGAAVLGEAMRLAGALSQDTLEAQRNKHLAYILNEQAQLNTNNSHTLNTNLNKVVRRQSVRRKSTLSSLLWGEDEAEALKSKNIKQTELVAALRETITRTAEHFHCLDPRHTSTDLTPDYSMESHQRDHENFLVVSRNRRRRAKALLDFERHDDDELGFRKNDIITIFSQKDEHCWVGELNGLRGWFPAKFVEILDERSKEYSLAGDDSVTEAVTDLVRGTLCPALKAIFQHGLKKPSILGGACHPWLFIEEAASREVERDFNSVYSRLVLCKTYRLDEDGKVLTPEELLYRAVQSVNMSHDSAHAQMDVKFRSLLCVGLNEQVLHLWLEVLCSSMPAVEKWYQPWSFLRSPGWVQIKCELRVLSKFAFSLSQDCELPAKKEEKDQRPLKEGVQDMLVKHHLFSWDIDG, from the exons atGGTGTAGAGCCAGAACTGAGGCCAGAGCCCCAGAGAGAGGACCCCCAGCAGAGGCTGCGCTGGCAGGCCCACCTGGAGTTCACCCACAACCACAccgtaggagacctgacctgggaCCTCATCTCCCCCGTCCTGCCCCGCTCTGAACGCCTCCGCTCCCTGGTGCTGGGGGGCATACCACACAGCATGAGACCTCAG TTGTGGATGCGTCTGTCTGGAGCTCTGCAGAAGAAGAGGACTACAGAGATCTCCTACAAAGAGATCGTTAAGAACAGCACCAACGACGAGACCACTGCTGCCAAACAG atAGAGAAGGACCTATTGCGGACCATGCCCTCCAACGCGTGTTTCTGCAGCCTGCAGAGTGTGGGTGTTCCCAGGCTGAGGCGGGTACTGCGGGGCCTGGCATGGCTCTATCCAGACATCGGCTACTGCCAGGGCACAGGCATG GTGGTGTCATGTCTGCTGCTGTTCCTGGAGGAGGAGGACGTGCTGTGGATGATGTGTGCCCTGATCGAGGACCTGCTGCCACCCTCCTACTTCTCCTCCACCCTGCTGGGGGTCCAGACAGACCAGAGGGTCCTCAGACAGCTCATAGTCCAGTACCTACCAAGCCTGGACAGGCTTCTGCAGGAGCACGACATCG aGTTGTCTCTGATCACGCTGCACTGGTTCCTGACATCGTTTGCCAGTGTGGTGGACATCCGCATCCTGCTGAGGATCTGGGACCTGCTGTTCTACCAGGGCTCTGTGGTCCTCTTCCAGGTCACACTGGGCATGCTCAAGATCAAG GAGGTtgaccttctcctctctcccctacagGAGGAGGAGCTGGTGTCCTCTGAGAACTCTGCATCCATCTTCAACACACTGTCTGATTTGCCCAGCCAGCTGGGTGACGGTGCTGCAGTACTGGGGGAGGCCATGAGGCTGGCGGGGGCCCTGTCCCAGGACACGCTGGAGGCCCAGAGGAACAAACACCTGGCCTACATCCTCAATGAGCAGGCCCAGCTCAACACCAACAACTCCCACACACTCAACACCAACCTCAATAAA GTTGTGAGGAGGCAGTCGGTACGTAGGAAGTCCACTCTGAGCTCTCTGTTGTGGGGTGAGGACGAGGCGGAGGCTCTCAAGTCTAAGAACATCAAGCAGACAGAGCTGGTAGCAGCGCTCCGAGAGACCATCACCCGCACCGCTGAACACTTCCACTGTCTGGACCCCCGACACACCAGCACT gACCTGACTCCAGACTACTCCATGGAGAGCCACCAGAGAGACCACGAGAACTTCCTGGTTGTGTCTCGTAACCGACGGAGACGGGCCAAAGCCCTGTTGGACTTTGAGCGCCATGACGACGACGAACTGGGCTTCAGGAAGAACGACATCATCACA attTTTTCCCAGAAAGATGAGCACTGTTGGGTGGGAGAGCTCAACGGGCTGAGAG GTTGGTTTCCAGCCAAGTTCGTAGAAATCCTCGATGAGCGGAGCAAAGAG TACTCTCTGGCTGGTGATGACTCGGTGACTGAGGCGGTGACAGACCTGGTCAGAGGGACGTTGTGTCCTGCCCTGAAGGCCATCTTCCAACACGGTTTGAAGAAACCCTCCATACTGGGAGGAGCCTGCCACCCCTGGCTCTTCATAGAGGAG GCAGCcagtagagaggtggagagggacttTAACTCAGTCTACTCCAGACTGGTGCTGTGTAAGACGTACAG attAGACGAGGATGGCAAGGTTCTCACACCAGAGGAGCTGCTCTACAGA GCGGTGCAGTCTGTAAATATGAGCCACGACTCTGCACACGCTCAGATGGACGTCAAGTTCCGCTCGCTCCTCTGCGTGGGCCTCAA TGAGCAGGTGTTACACCTGTGGTTGGAGGTGTTGTGTTCCAGTATGCCTGCAGTAGAGAAGTGGTACCAGCCCTGGTCCTTCCTACGCAGCCCAGGATGGGTCCAGATCAAGTGTGAGCTCAG GGTTCTCTCAAAGTTTGCCTTCAGTCTCTCTCAGGACTGTGAACTTCCTGCCAAGAAAGAG GAGAAAGATCAGAGGCCACTGAAGGAAGGAGTCCAAGACATGTTGGTGAAGCATCATCTCTTCAGCTGGGACATCGAtggctag